A genomic window from Caldicellulosiruptor kronotskyensis 2002 includes:
- a CDS encoding Mur ligase, whose translation MKIESMKVYNHRNIYSDKKVVVLKVKGDIEEARNFAKLCIHIQNLIGYNLVEYWECLSVEDHIDVLIEHDNQMLVHKVIEFALECIEKGFEPEHFPDKISKLKKLTIETELSPNTRLLKNACMKRGIKFTRIGYTDTFMLGEGKYAKLFASIISDHDFSRVSLSEDRELSRRFLKLNSFPVVPFDVVFTSDQLMDSIKKLGFPVSIKGCRKDSPNIGNIRTNQQALEAFDMVKSLDSRVIVERYVPGKSYKILVVNGKVVAAVERTSPYIVGDGKRRISELLDQGERNNKYIQKNILKQGFTLDDILPKGMKVFLKEPTSFKTGCITTDVTEKIAYENQQLFIKIAEKFGYVVTILDFVTEDISLPYSVVGGYVVDVETNCDLRIFSQTCNCDIFNTILDVYFEKMPNPTVPIIAVSGTYGKSTILQIMKYILQRCGLETSIDSEIENFYLRNFGDLSDIKLVEFNPEKCIEEIEIEPDVGIITNTFSQNQIERNLLFSKSIKENGYLILNINDAYKYLYSAKARCNIVFTSISNHHPDLKAHIEMKRPCVYLENDFVKIFDGQQFFSLCNIKEIPYSYEGKLMFAVDNILQTIAALYFYGVDSEIIYKFLTEYKNDSHQNPGKFNIFDINGVKVIIDSVSKKEHIKILALSLISIGIKNLYFVCEKEQEQILDFIKDKSKIICKHIEKFSDVVEMVSEGIKKAKKGDGVFIILPEPLNRDVTFEIREALAKRKKNFVNNA comes from the coding sequence ATGAAGATTGAAAGTATGAAGGTATACAATCACAGAAATATTTACTCAGACAAAAAAGTTGTGGTATTAAAGGTAAAAGGAGACATTGAAGAGGCAAGAAACTTTGCAAAGCTTTGCATCCATATTCAAAACCTTATAGGATACAACTTGGTTGAATACTGGGAATGCTTGAGCGTGGAAGATCATATTGATGTTTTGATTGAACATGACAATCAGATGCTTGTACACAAGGTCATAGAGTTTGCTTTAGAGTGCATAGAAAAAGGGTTTGAACCTGAACATTTTCCAGACAAGATTTCAAAGTTAAAAAAGCTCACAATTGAGACAGAGCTTTCGCCAAATACAAGACTTTTGAAAAATGCCTGTATGAAAAGAGGTATAAAGTTTACAAGGATTGGATATACAGATACATTCATGCTGGGAGAGGGAAAGTATGCGAAGCTTTTTGCATCCATTATAAGTGATCATGACTTTAGCAGAGTTAGTCTGTCTGAAGACAGGGAACTTTCCCGAAGGTTTTTAAAGCTCAATTCTTTTCCTGTTGTGCCGTTTGATGTGGTCTTTACATCTGACCAACTGATGGACAGCATAAAAAAACTGGGTTTTCCAGTTTCGATAAAAGGCTGCAGAAAAGACTCTCCAAATATAGGGAATATCAGAACAAATCAACAGGCGTTGGAAGCATTTGATATGGTAAAAAGCCTGGATAGCAGAGTGATAGTTGAAAGGTATGTGCCGGGTAAAAGCTATAAAATCCTGGTTGTAAATGGGAAAGTTGTAGCAGCTGTTGAAAGAACCTCTCCATACATTGTAGGCGATGGTAAGAGAAGAATTTCAGAACTTTTAGACCAAGGTGAGAGAAATAATAAATATATTCAAAAGAATATTTTAAAACAGGGATTTACTTTGGACGATATTTTGCCCAAGGGAATGAAGGTTTTTTTGAAGGAACCGACCAGTTTTAAAACAGGATGTATAACCACAGATGTTACGGAAAAGATAGCATACGAAAACCAACAACTTTTTATTAAGATTGCAGAAAAGTTTGGGTATGTAGTGACCATTTTAGACTTTGTTACAGAAGATATTTCGCTGCCATATTCGGTGGTAGGAGGATATGTTGTTGATGTTGAGACAAATTGTGACCTTCGTATATTTTCGCAGACATGCAACTGCGATATTTTCAATACTATTTTGGATGTATATTTTGAAAAGATGCCCAATCCAACTGTGCCGATAATTGCTGTGTCAGGGACATATGGAAAAAGCACGATATTGCAAATAATGAAGTACATTTTACAAAGATGCGGTTTGGAAACATCCATTGATAGTGAAATTGAAAATTTCTATCTAAGAAATTTTGGTGACTTGTCTGACATAAAACTTGTTGAATTCAATCCAGAAAAGTGTATTGAGGAGATAGAAATAGAACCCGATGTAGGTATTATTACCAATACATTTTCTCAAAATCAAATAGAAAGAAACCTTTTGTTTTCTAAAAGTATTAAGGAAAATGGATATCTAATTTTGAACATCAACGATGCTTATAAATATCTATACAGTGCAAAAGCCAGATGTAATATTGTATTTACATCTATTTCAAATCATCATCCAGATTTAAAGGCTCATATAGAGATGAAAAGACCCTGTGTGTATCTTGAAAATGATTTTGTGAAGATTTTCGATGGTCAGCAGTTTTTTTCATTATGCAACATTAAAGAGATTCCGTACTCATATGAAGGCAAACTTATGTTTGCAGTTGACAATATTCTCCAGACAATTGCAGCATTATATTTTTATGGTGTTGACAGCGAGATTATATATAAATTTTTGACTGAGTACAAGAATGATTCACATCAAAATCCAGGAAAATTTAATATATTTGATATAAATGGTGTAAAAGTAATTATTGACAGTGTTAGTAAAAAGGAACATATAAAAATTCTTGCTTTGAGCCTAATCTCAATAGGAATTAAAAATCTTTATTTTGTATGCGAAAAAGAACAAGAACAAATTCTGGACTTTATAAAAGACAAAAGTAAAATTATATGTAAGCATATAGAAAAATTTTCAGATGTAGTTGAAATGGTATCTGAGGGCATAAAGAAGGCAAAAAAGGGAGATGGTGTTTTTATCATTCTGCCAGAACCTTTAAATAGAGATGTTACGTTTGAGATAAGAGAGGCACTGGCTAAGAGGAAGAAGAATTTTGTGAACAATGCTTGA
- a CDS encoding GntR family transcriptional regulator, whose amino-acid sequence MVYSYSDDKDARYSPLYEKIFEVIKEKILMGILKPGDPLVEVKLAEELGVSRTPIREALRQLELEGLVYSIPHKGAFVAGVTAQDIEDIYTIRMLLDGLAARWAAQKITKDEEDELTEIITLMELYTKKKDIPKVMKTDSQFHQLIYKASKSKPLEHVLSTFHSYIIRARATSFETPGRLEEAMEEHKLIFEAIVSRDPDKAEEYMKLHVKNAAKNLIEQKKSEERTVAGK is encoded by the coding sequence ATGGTATATAGTTATTCAGATGATAAAGATGCAAGATATTCTCCCTTATATGAGAAGATTTTTGAAGTGATAAAAGAAAAGATTTTAATGGGAATTTTAAAGCCGGGAGACCCTCTTGTTGAAGTAAAACTTGCTGAAGAACTTGGAGTTTCTCGAACACCGATAAGAGAAGCTCTGCGCCAGCTTGAACTTGAGGGGCTTGTATATTCTATTCCTCACAAAGGTGCGTTTGTTGCAGGTGTTACTGCTCAGGATATAGAGGATATATACACAATCAGGATGCTTTTAGATGGACTTGCTGCGCGCTGGGCTGCCCAGAAGATTACAAAAGATGAAGAAGATGAGCTTACTGAAATTATAACTCTTATGGAGCTCTATACAAAGAAAAAAGATATTCCAAAGGTGATGAAAACTGATTCGCAGTTTCACCAGCTCATTTACAAAGCATCGAAGAGCAAACCGCTTGAACATGTTTTATCCACCTTCCATAGCTATATAATAAGGGCAAGAGCAACCTCTTTTGAGACACCAGGAAGGCTTGAGGAAGCTATGGAGGAACACAAGCTCATATTTGAAGCAATAGTCAGCAGAGACCCTGACAAGGCAGAAGAGTATATGAAACTTCATGTTAAGAACGCAGCAAAAAATCTAATTGAACAAAAGAAGAGTGAAGAGAGAACAGTAGCAGGGAAGTAA
- a CDS encoding isocitrate/isopropylmalate dehydrogenase family protein gives MAYRITLIPGDGIGPEVTEAARRVLDASGVKIEWEVVEAGEKVMQEYGTPLPDHVLESIKRNKVALKGPITTPVGTGFRSVNVALRQALNLYANVRPVKSYEGVPSRYTNVDLIIVRENTEDLYAGIEYMAGDDAAVGVKIITRKASERIVRYAFELARREKRRKVTAVHKANIQKLTDGLFLECARKVAQDYPDIEFEDMIVDAMSMKLVQSPENYDVLVMPNMYGDILSDLAAGLVGGLGIAPGANIGEDGAVFEPIHGSAPKRAGQNLANPTATILSGVMMLRYLGELEAADRVEKAVAKVIKEGKEVTYDLGGSTGTKEFADAVIREMERI, from the coding sequence ATGGCATACAGAATTACACTTATTCCTGGCGATGGTATAGGACCAGAGGTTACAGAGGCAGCAAGAAGAGTTTTGGATGCATCGGGTGTAAAGATAGAGTGGGAAGTTGTGGAAGCTGGCGAAAAGGTTATGCAGGAGTATGGGACGCCACTTCCTGACCATGTTTTGGAAAGTATAAAGAGAAATAAGGTTGCACTAAAAGGTCCTATTACAACACCTGTTGGGACAGGGTTTAGAAGTGTTAATGTTGCACTCAGACAAGCGTTAAACCTTTATGCAAATGTAAGACCTGTAAAGTCTTATGAAGGTGTTCCTTCAAGATATACAAATGTGGATTTGATCATTGTAAGAGAAAATACAGAGGACCTTTATGCAGGTATTGAATATATGGCTGGCGATGATGCGGCGGTTGGTGTTAAAATAATAACAAGAAAGGCAAGTGAGAGGATTGTCAGGTACGCATTTGAGCTTGCAAGAAGAGAAAAAAGAAGAAAGGTCACAGCTGTTCATAAAGCAAATATTCAAAAACTTACTGATGGGTTGTTTTTAGAATGTGCAAGAAAGGTAGCGCAGGACTATCCGGATATAGAATTTGAAGATATGATTGTCGATGCAATGAGCATGAAGCTTGTCCAAAGCCCGGAAAACTATGATGTTTTGGTTATGCCAAATATGTATGGAGATATTCTTTCTGATCTTGCAGCAGGACTTGTGGGAGGGCTTGGTATTGCACCAGGTGCTAACATCGGCGAAGATGGGGCGGTATTTGAGCCAATCCACGGCTCTGCACCAAAAAGAGCAGGACAGAACTTGGCAAATCCAACTGCAACTATACTTTCTGGTGTTATGATGCTAAGGTACTTGGGCGAGCTTGAAGCAGCTGATAGAGTTGAAAAGGCGGTGGCTAAAGTTATAAAAGAAGGCAAAGAGGTTACATACGACCTTGGAGGCTCAACAGGTACAAAAGAGTTTGCAGATGCAGTCATCCGCGAGATGGAAAGGATATAA
- a CDS encoding aconitate hydratase translates to MGLTVAQKIIKQHLVKGEMIPGKEIAIRIDQTLTQDSTGTMAYLQFEAMGIDRVKTKRSVAYIDHNTLQTGPENADDHLYIQTVAKKYGIYFSKPGNGICHQVHLERFAVPGQTLLGSDSHTPTAGGIGMLAIGAGGLDVAVAMGGGEYYLIMPKIVKVNLKGKLQPWVSAKDIILELLRRLTVKGGVGKIFEYTGEGVKALSIPERATITNMGAELGATTSIFPSDEVTYEFLKAQGREADFVEILPDPDAQYDEEIEIDLSSLVPLAACPHSPDNVVPVSELKGIKVDQVAIGSCTNSSYKDLMKVAKILEGKTIAEHVSLVISPGSKQVLNMLAQNGALASMVAAGARILECACGPCIGMGQAPRTGGISLRTFNRNFEGRSGTPSAKVYLVSPETAAASAITGYITDPRTLGDEPEVEMPKSFLINDNLIVPPAENPDEVEVIRGPNIKPFPQGKPLPDVVVGKVLIKLGDNITTDHIMPSNAKLLPYRSNIPYLSDYCLTPCDPDFPKKARENGGGFIVGGVNYGQGSSREHAALVPLYLGIKGVLAKSFARIHMANLINNGIIPMVFENQNDYDTIEEMDELKIENAREQIEKSDVLIIENVTKGLKYRMILNLTDRQRQMILHGGLLNLTKAMGMK, encoded by the coding sequence ATGGGTTTGACAGTTGCGCAGAAGATTATAAAACAACACTTAGTTAAAGGTGAAATGATACCAGGAAAAGAGATTGCAATCAGAATTGACCAAACACTTACACAGGATTCAACTGGTACAATGGCATATCTTCAGTTTGAAGCAATGGGTATTGACAGGGTAAAAACTAAAAGGTCTGTTGCATACATTGACCATAATACACTTCAGACAGGGCCAGAGAATGCAGATGATCATCTATACATACAAACTGTTGCAAAAAAATATGGTATTTACTTTTCAAAACCCGGTAATGGAATCTGCCACCAGGTACATCTTGAAAGGTTTGCGGTTCCAGGACAAACACTTTTGGGCTCAGACAGCCACACACCAACAGCTGGTGGAATAGGCATGCTTGCAATTGGTGCAGGTGGTTTAGATGTTGCAGTTGCAATGGGTGGTGGTGAATATTACTTAATTATGCCTAAGATTGTAAAAGTAAATCTCAAAGGCAAGCTTCAACCTTGGGTTTCTGCAAAGGATATTATTTTAGAGCTTTTGAGAAGGCTTACAGTAAAGGGTGGCGTTGGCAAAATTTTTGAATACACAGGTGAGGGTGTAAAGGCTTTATCTATACCAGAGAGAGCCACGATTACAAATATGGGGGCAGAACTTGGAGCAACAACTTCTATATTCCCATCTGATGAGGTGACATACGAATTTTTGAAGGCACAGGGAAGAGAAGCTGACTTTGTTGAGATTCTGCCAGACCCAGATGCACAGTATGATGAGGAGATTGAGATAGATTTATCGAGTCTGGTACCGCTTGCAGCATGCCCGCACAGCCCTGACAATGTTGTGCCTGTGAGTGAGTTAAAAGGTATAAAGGTTGACCAGGTTGCAATCGGAAGCTGCACAAACTCATCTTACAAGGACCTCATGAAGGTGGCAAAGATTTTGGAAGGAAAAACCATTGCAGAGCATGTATCGCTTGTCATATCTCCAGGGTCAAAACAGGTTTTGAACATGCTTGCTCAAAACGGTGCACTGGCGTCAATGGTTGCAGCAGGTGCAAGGATTTTAGAGTGTGCTTGTGGTCCTTGTATAGGCATGGGTCAAGCACCAAGAACAGGAGGCATTTCGCTCAGAACATTTAACAGGAACTTTGAAGGAAGAAGCGGTACACCTTCTGCCAAAGTGTACCTTGTTTCTCCTGAGACTGCTGCAGCTTCTGCCATCACAGGTTATATCACTGACCCAAGAACCCTTGGCGATGAGCCAGAGGTTGAGATGCCAAAAAGTTTTCTTATAAATGACAATTTAATAGTGCCACCTGCTGAAAATCCTGACGAGGTTGAGGTTATAAGAGGACCGAATATAAAACCATTCCCGCAAGGGAAGCCTTTGCCAGATGTTGTTGTGGGAAAAGTCTTGATAAAGCTTGGAGATAATATCACAACAGACCACATTATGCCGTCTAACGCAAAGCTTTTGCCATATAGGTCGAACATTCCGTATTTATCTGATTACTGCTTGACACCATGCGACCCTGATTTTCCTAAAAAAGCACGTGAAAATGGTGGAGGGTTTATAGTTGGTGGAGTAAACTATGGACAGGGGTCATCAAGAGAACATGCAGCGCTTGTGCCGCTTTATTTGGGTATAAAAGGGGTTTTGGCGAAGAGCTTTGCACGAATACACATGGCAAATTTGATAAACAACGGAATCATACCAATGGTGTTTGAAAATCAGAATGATTATGATACAATTGAAGAGATGGATGAACTTAAAATTGAAAATGCAAGAGAACAGATAGAAAAAAGTGATGTTTTAATAATTGAAAATGTCACGAAAGGATTAAAGTACAGAATGATTTTAAACCTGACAGACAGACAACGTCAGATGATTTTGCATGGCGGGCTTTTGAACCTTACAAAAGCTATGGGGATGAAATAA